One stretch of Caloenas nicobarica isolate bCalNic1 chromosome 2, bCalNic1.hap1, whole genome shotgun sequence DNA includes these proteins:
- the SOCS6 gene encoding suppressor of cytokine signaling 6, which yields MKKISLKTIRKSFNLNKSKDESDFVVVQQPSLSEFGKDDSLFGSCYGKDLASCEVNSEDEKGGKNRSKSESLMGTLKRRLSAKQKQKGKGSTPSVSSADDDTFSSSSAPITFKDVRAQRPLRSTSLRNHHYSPTPWPLRPTNSEETCIKMEVKVKALVHSSNPSPALNGVRKDFHDLQSDNMFQEQNNALKNTESQNGDLHLHIDEHVPVVIGLMPQDYIQYTVPLDEGMYPLEGSRSYCLDSSSPMEVSTVSSQVGGNAFHEEESQVDQDVVVAPDIFVDQTVNGLLIGTTGVMLQSPRVNHSDVPPLSPLLPPMQNNQIQRNFNGLNGTDAHMAESVRCHLNFDPNTAPGVGRVYDSVQNSGPMVVTSLTEELKKLAKQGWYWGPITRWEAEGKLANVPDGSFLVRDSSDDRYLLSLSFRSHGKTLHTRIEHSNGRFSFYEQPDVEGHTSIVDLIEHSIRDSENGAFCYSRSRLPGSATYPVRLTNPVSRFMQVRSLQYLCRFVIRQYTRIDLIQKLPLPNKMKDYLQEKHY from the coding sequence atgaagaaaattagtCTCAAAACAATTCGCAAGTCCTTTAacttaaataaaagtaaagatGAAAGTGACTTTGTAGTGGTTCAGCAGCCATCGTTGAGTGAATTCGGAAAAGATGACTCCTTGTTTGGCAGCTGCTATGGTAAAGATTTGGCTAGCTGTGAAGTCAATAGTGAAGATGAAAAAGGAGGCAAAAATAGATCAAAAAGTGAAAGCTTAATGGGTACGTTAAAAAGGAGgctttcagcaaaacaaaaacagaaaggCAAAGGCAGCACACCATCTGTAAGCTCTGCAGATGATGacaccttttcttcctcatctgcTCCAATAACCTTCAAAGATGTGCGAGCTCAAAGACCTCTGAGATCCACTTCCCTCCGTAATCACCATTACAGTCCAACTCCATGGCCCCTTCGACCTACAAATTCAGAAGAGACTTGCATCAAAATGGAAGTGAAAGTCAAGGCCTTGGTCCATTCGTCTaatcccagcccagccctgaaTGGCGTTCGAAAGGACTTCCATGACTTGCAGTCAGACAACATGTTCCAGGAACAAAacaatgcattaaaaaatacgGAATCTCAGAATGGAGACTTGCATCTTCATATTGATGAACATGTGCCTGTAGTTATTGGATTAATGCCTCAGGACTACATTCAGTATACTGTGCCTTTAGATGAGGGAATGTATCCTTTGGAAGGATCACGTAGTTACTGTCTGGATAGTTCCTCACCCATGGAAGTTTCAACAGTTTCTTCTCAAGTGGGGGGAAATGCTTTCCATGAAGAAGAGAGCCAAGTGGATCAGGATGTAGTTGTTGCACCGGATATCTTTGTGGACCAGACAGTGAATGGTTTGTTGATTGGTACCACAGGAGTCATGTTGCAAAGCCCAAGAGTTAATCATAGTGATGTCCCTCCACTCTCACCTTTGCTACCTCCAATGCAAAATAATCAAATCCAAAGGAACTTCAATGGATTAAATGGCACAGATGCCCACATGGCTGAAAGTGTGCGCTGCCATTTGAATTTTGATCCTAACACTGCCCCTGGAGTTGGAAGAGTTTATGACTCTGTACAGAACAGTGGTCCTATGGTTGTGACAagtctcacagaagaactgaaaaaactTGCAAAACAAGGATGGTACTGGGGCCCCATTACACGTTGGGAGGCAGAGGGAAAATTAGCTAATGTGCCTGATGGCTCGTTTCTTGTTCGAGATAGTTCTGATGATCGTTATCTTTTAAGTTTGAGTTTTCGTTCCCATGGAAAAACTCTTCACACTAGAATTGAACACTCAAACGGTAGGTTTAGCTTTTATGAACAACCAGATGTGGAAGGACATACGTCTATAGTTGACTTAATTGAACATTCAATCAGGGACTCTGAAAATGGAGCTTTCTGCTATTCGAGATCCCGACTGCCTGGATCTGCAACTTACCCAGTGAGACTGACAAATCCAGTCTCTCGGTTTATGCAGGTGCGTTCTTTACAATACCTGTGTCGTTTTGTAATACGTCAGTACACCAGAATAGACCTGATTCAGAAACTGCCTTTGCCAAACAAAATGAAGGATTATTTACAGGAAAAGCACTACTGA